The Trichosurus vulpecula isolate mTriVul1 chromosome 4, mTriVul1.pri, whole genome shotgun sequence genome contains a region encoding:
- the DDX42 gene encoding ATP-dependent RNA helicase DDX42 isoform X2, with product MAENPTAGMVQEEEEDNLEYDSDGNPIAPSKKVIDPLPPIDHSEIDYPPFEKNFYNEHEEITSLTPQQVIDLRHKLNLRVSGAAPPRPGSSFAHFGFDEQLMHQIRKSEYTQPTPIQCQGVPVALSGRDMIGIAKTGSGKTAAFIWPMLIHIMDQKELDPGDGPIAVIVCPTRELCQQIHAECKRFGKAYNLRSVAVYGGGSMWEQAKALQEGAEIVVCTPGRLIDHVKKKATNLQRVSYLVFDEADRMFDMGFEYQVRSIASHVRPDRQTLLFSATFRKKIEKLARDILIDPIRVVQGDIGEANEDVTQIVEILHSGPSKWNWLTRRLVEFTSSGSVLLFVTKKANADELANNLRQEGHNLGLLHGDMDQSERNKVISDFKKKGIPVLVATDVAARGLDIPSIKTVINYDVARDIDTHTHRIGRTGRAGEKGVAYTLLTPKDSNFAGDLVRNMEGANQHVTKELLDLAMQNAWFRKSRFKGGKGKKLNIGGGGLGYRERPGLGSENTDRGNNSNVMSNYEAYKPSTGAMGDRLTAMKAAFQSQYKSHFVAASLSNQKAGSSAAGASGWTSAGSLNSVPSNSAQQGHANSDSPIATAAKSIPGFASAGNLSSVPGGYSPTGSQGLNNSASGSNSREGLGGGSGNGNRERYPENRGSSRHSHGDSGNRHGDGPRHGDGRHGDGYRHPESSGRHGDGHRHGENRHGSGGRHGESRVGNDGRNGESRKEACGRESKTDGRTDNRMDGRMDNRMDGKTDLKTDKTADGFAVPEPPKRKKSRWDS from the exons ATGGCAGAAAACCCTACTGCTGGTATGGttcaggaagaagaagaagataaccTGGAGTATGACAGTGATGGAAATCCCATTGCACCCTCCAAAAAAGTCATTGATCCTCTTCCTCCTATTGATCATTCAGAG ATTGACTATCcaccatttgaaaaaaatttctacAATGAGCATGAAGAGATAACCAGCCTCACCCCACAGCAGGTGATAGATCTCCGACATAAGCTCAATCTTCGG GTGTCTGGTGCTGCTCCACCTAGACCCGGAAGTAGTTTTGCTCACTTTGGATTTGATGAGCAGCTTATGCATCAGATTCGGAAATCTGAGTACACACAGCCTACTCCCATCCAGTGTCAG GGCGTTCCAGTAGCACTTAGTGGGAGAGACATGATTGGCATTGCCAAAACAGGCAGCGGGAAAACCGCAGCCTTTATCTGGCCCATGTTGATTCACATCATGGATCAGAAGGAATTGGATCCAGGGGATGGACCCATCGCAGTGATTGTGTGCCCTACCAGGGAGCTGTGTCAGCAG ATCCATGCAGAGTGTAAGCGGTTTGGGAAAGCGTACAATCTTCGATCTGTGGCCGTGTATGGAGGAGGAAGCATGTGGGAGCAGGCCAAAGCCCTTCAAGAAGGGGCTGAGATTGTCGTCTGTACCCCA GGTCGGCTGATTGATCATGTGAAGAAGAAAGCTACAAATCTCCAAAGAGTTTCTTATCTTGTGTTTGATGAAGCTGATAGAATGTTTGACATGGGTTTTG aatatcaggtgcGATCCATAGCCAGTCATGTCCGTCCTGATAGACAGA CTCTTTTATTCAGTGCAACTTTCCGGAAAAAGATTGAAAAACTGGCCCGAGACATCCTGATTGATCCTATCCGAGTGGTACAGGGAGACATTGGAGAG gCAAATGAAGATGTGACCCAGATTGTAGAAATTCTTCACTCCGGACCCAGTAAATGGAACTGGCTCACTCGGCGTCTGGTAGAATTCACCTCTTCAGGAAGTGTCCTCTTGTTTGTAACTAAGAAAGCCAACGCCGATGAACTAGCTAACAACCTCAGGCAGGAAGGACACAATCTAGGGCTGCTCCATGGGGACATGGATCAGAGTGAAAGGAACAAGGTCATTTCGGATTTTAAGAAAAAGGGCATTCCAGTTCTTGTGGCTACAGATGTTGCAG CCCGTGGTTTGGACATTCCTTCAATTAAAACTGTCATCAACTATGACGTGGCTCGGGACATCGACACCCATACGCACAGAATTGGTCGGACAGGCCGAGCAGGCGAGAAGGGTGTGGCATATACTCTCTTGACTCCCAAAGACAGCAATTTTGCTGGCGACCTTGTCAGGAACATGGAAGGGGCCAATCAACATGTTACCAAGGAACTTCTGGACCTAGCAATGCAG AATGCCTGGTTTCGGAAATCTCGAtttaaaggagggaaaggaaaaaaactgaaCATTGGTGGTGGAGGCCTTGGCTACAGAGAACGACCTGGTCTAGGCTCTGAGAACACA GACCGAGGAAATAACAGCAACGTGATGAGTAACTATGAGGCCTACAAGCCCTCCACAGGGGCCATGGGAGACCGCCTGACTGCGATGAAAGCAGctttccag tCGCAGTACAAGAGCCATTTTGTGGCTGCCAGTTTAAGCAACCAGAAGGCTGGGAGCTCTGCTGCTGGGGCAAGTGGGTGGACCAGTGCAGGGAGCTTGAATTCAGTCCCAAGTAATTCAGCCCAACAGGGCCATGCCAATTCTGACAGCCCCATTGCCACTGCTGCCAAGAGCATCCCGGGCTTTGCCAGTGCTGGGAACCTCAGCAGTGTTCCAGGAGGGTACTCACCTACTGGAAGCCAGGGTCTCAACAACTCAGCCTCTGGGAGCAACAGTCGAGAAGGActtggtggtggcagtggtaatGGGAATAGGGAGCGATACCCAGAGAACCGAGGTAGCAGTCGTCATAGCCATGGAGACAGTGGTAATCGCCATGGTGATGGTCCACGTCATGGAGATGGCCGTCATGGTGATGGGTACCGCCATCCAGAAAGCAGTGGCCGGCATGGAGATGGTCACCGGCACGGAGAGAACAGACATGGGAGTGGCGGTCGACATGGGGAAAGCCGGGTTGGGAATGATGGTCGGAATGGAGAGAGCAGGAAAGAGGCTTGTGGCCGTGAGAGCAAGACAGATGGCAGGACGGACAACAGGATGGACGGCAGGATGGACAACAGGATGGACGGCAAGACGGACTTGAAGACAGACAAGACAGCAGATGGCTTTGCTGTGCCTGAGCCACCCAAACGCAAGAAGAGTCGATGGGACAGTTAG
- the FTSJ3 gene encoding pre-rRNA 2'-O-ribose RNA methyltransferase FTSJ3 — protein sequence MGKKGKVGKSRRDKFYHLAKETGFRSRSAFKLIQLNRRFQFLQKARALLDLCAAPGGWLQVASKFMPVSSLIVGVDLVPIKPIPNVVTLQEDITTERCRQALRKELKTWKVDVVLNDGAPNVGASWVHDAYSQAHLTLMALRLACDFLARGGCFITKVFRSRDYQPLLWIFQQLFRHVQATKPQASRQESAEIFVVCQGFLAPDKIDSKFFDPKFAFKEVEVQAKTVSELVTKKKPKAEGYAEGDLTLYHRVSITDFLRAANPVDFLSKASEIILDDKELEQHPATSEDVKVYCQDIKVLGRKELRSLLNWRTKLRRFVAKKLKDQAKALDISLSSGEEEEEEEQEGGGKKTTVAAEDDEEDLDRALAEMKAQEVAELKRKKKKLLQEQRKQRERVELKMDLPGVSIADDGETGMFSLRTIRGHQLLQEVAQGNMGAADKFLLEEPESDIYLSDEEDEDADNESLASDLDPEELAGVKGYGAPPSQKRVKFAEQQQEEEEEQENPLLVPLEEKAVLREEQTNLWFSKGGFAGIEDDEDQALEISQAQLLYENRRKEKQKHQQKPPSSRREELPSQPQAQFTSTEGKPPVEAKAATSAGEEEEDSTSDSDSSSSEDEGKFSKGPRGKKRGRSMEPDDGFVVVPIEDPVKRRILDPEGLALGAMIASSRKARRDLVDDSFSRYTYNEEEGDLPEWFVQDEKQHRIRPLPLDKKTVEEYRKRWREINARPIKKVAEAKARKKRRMLKKMEQTKRKAEAVVNTVDISEREKMAQLRSLYKKAGLGKEKRQVTYVVAKKGVGRKVRRPAGVKGHFKVVDTRMKKDLRAQQRKEQRHKGRRKK from the exons ATGGGAAAGAAGGGCAAAGTCGGGAAGAGCCGGCGGGACAAGTTCTACCACCTGGCCAAGGAGACCG gcTTTCGTTCTCGCTCCGCCTTCAAGCTGATCCAGCTGAACCGCCGCTTCCAGTTCTTACAGAAAGCCCGGGCCTTGCTGGACCTGTGCGCGGCGCCGGGGGGATG GCTGCAGGTGGCTTCCAAGTTCATGCCAGTGTCCAGCCTCATTGTGG GAGTGGACCTGGTTCCAATCAAGCCCATTCCCAATGTGGTTACGCTTCAAGAGGATATCACAACTGAAAGATGCCGCCAA GCTCTCAGGAAGGAGCTGAAGACTTGGAAGGTTGATGTTGTGCTCAATGATGGGGCCCCTAATGTAGGGGCTAGCTGGGTCCATGATGCCTACTCACAAG CCCACCTGACCTTGATGGCACTCCGTCTGGCTTGTGATTTCCTGGCACGTGGTGGCTGCTTTATCACTAAGGTTTTTCGCTCTCGTGACTACCAGCCCCTTCTCTGGATTTTCCAGCAGCTGTTTCGCCATGTCCAGGCCACTAAGCCCCAAGCCTCCCGCCAGGAATCTGCAGAGATCTTTGTGGTGTGCCAGG GTTTCCTGGCTCCTGATAAGATTGACAGTAAATTCTTTGACCCCAAATTTGCCTTTAAAGAGGTTGAAGTTCAGGCCAAGACTGTGAGTGAATTGGTAACCAAGAAGAAGCCCAAG GCTGAGGGTTATGCTGAGGGTGACCTCACCCTCTATCACCGGGTCTCCATTACTGACTTTCTCCGAGCTGCCAACCCTGTTGACTTCCTATCCAAAGCTAGTGAG ATCATACTGGACGATAAGGAACTGGAGCAGCATCCAGCCACTAGTGAGGATGTGAAGGTGTACTGCCAGGACATCAAAGTGCTGGGGCGAAAGGAGCTCAG GTCCCTGCTGAACTGGAGGACAAAGCTTCGTCGATTTGTGGCCAAGAAGCTAAAAGATCAAGCAAAGGCACTGGACATCAG CCTTAGctctggagaagaggaggaagaggaagagcaagaaggaggaggaaaaaagacaaCAGTTGCTGCTGAAGATGATGAGGAAGATTTGGACAGGGCTCTTGCAGAAATGAAGGCCcaggaagtagcagagctgaaAAG gaagaaaaaaaagctgctTCAGGAGCAGAGGAAGCAACGGGAACGTGTGGAGCTGAAGATGGATCTGCCTGGAGTGTCCATCGCCGATGATGGTGAAACCGGGATGTTCTCCCTGCGGACAATCCGAGGCCACCAG CTACTACAGGAAGTGGCACAAGGAAATATGGGGGCTGCAGACAAATTCCTGTTGGAGGAACCAGAGAGTGATATCTATTTGTCTGATGAAGAGGATGAGGATGCTGATAACGAATCTCTGGCCAGTGACCTGGACCCTGAGGAATTAGCAGGAGTTAAGGGATATGGAGCTCCTCCATCTCAAAAACG TGTGAAGTTTGCGGAGCAGcagcaagaggaggaggaagaacaagaaaacCCTCTTTTGGTGCCACTGGAGGAAAAGGCTGTCCTGCGGGAAGAACAAACCAACCTGTGGTTTTCCAAA GGTGGTTTTGCTGGGATTGAAGATGATGAAGATCAGGCCCTAGAGATAAGCCAGGCTCAACTGTTGTATGAGAACCGAcgtaaagaaaaacagaaacaccaacagaagcctccaagttCAAGGAGGGAAGAACTGCCTTCCCAGCCTCAGGCCCAATTCACCAGCACAGAAGGAAAGCCACCTGTGGAGGCAAAGGCAGCTACTTCtgctggagaggaggaagaggacagcACCTCAGACAGTGATAGCAGCAGCAGTGAAGATGAGGG aaaattcagtaaaggtcCCCGAGGTAAGAAGCGAGGCCGTTCGATGGAGCCCGATGATGGGTTTGTGGTAGTGCCTATTGAGGACCCAG TCAAACGCCGGATACTGGATCCAGAAGGTCTAGCCTTAGGTGCCATGATTGCCTCTTCCCGGAAGGCACGGCGGGACCTTGTGGATGACTCCTTTAGCAG ATATACATATAACGAGGAGGAAGGGGACCTCCCCGAGTGGTTTGTGCAGGACGAAAAGCAGCACCGAATTCGGCCACTGCCTCTAGATAAGAAGACAGTGGAGGAATACCGGAAACGCTGGCGTGAAATCAATGCCCGGCCCATCAAGAAAGTGGCTGAGGCCAAGGCCCGAAAGAAACGTAGA ATGTTAAAGAAAATGGAGCAGACTAAGCGGAAGGCAGAGGCCGTGGTGAATACAGTGGATATCTCTGAGCGGGAAAAGATGGCCCAGTTGCGAAG CCTCTACAAGAAGGCTGGGCTTGGCAAGGAGAAACGCCAAGTTACCTATGTTGTGGCTAAAAAAGGTGTGGGCCGAAAAGTCCGACGACCAGCTGGCGTCAAAGGTCACTTTAAAGTGGTGGACACACGGATGAAGAAGGACCTAAGGGCACAGCAACGTAAGGAACAGCGGCACAAAGGCCGGAGGAAGAAGTGA
- the PSMC5 gene encoding 26S proteasome regulatory subunit 8 isoform X3: MALDGPEQMELEEGKAGSGLRQYYLSKIEELQLIVNDKSQNLRRLQAQRNELNAKVRLLREELQLLQEQGSYVGEVVRAMDKKKVLVKVHPEGKFVVDVDKNIDINDVTPNCRVALRNDSYTLHKILPNKVDPLVSLMMVEKVPDSTYEMIGGLDKQIKEIKEVIELPVKHPELFEALGIAQPKGVLLYGPPGTGKTLLARAVAHHTDCTFIRVSGSELVQKFIGEGARMVRELFVMAREHAPSIIFMDEIDSIGSSRLEGGSGGDSEVQRTMLELLNQLDGFEATKNIKVIMATNRIDILDSALLRPGRIDRKIEFPPPNEEARLDILKIHSRKMNLTRGINLRKIAELMPGASGAEVKGVCTEAGMYALRERRVHVTQEDFEMAVAKVMQKDSEKNMSIKKLWK, encoded by the exons atggcGCTGGACGGACCGGAGCAG ATGGAGTTGGAGGAGGGCAAGGCCGGGAGTGGGCTGCGGCAGTATTACCTGTCCAAAATCGAGGAGCTGCAG CTGATTGTGAATGACAAGAGCCAAAATCTCCGTCGTCTGCAAGCACAAAGAAATGAGCTAAATGCAAAAG TACGCCTGCTACGGGAGGAGCTGCAGCTGTTGCAGGAGCAGGGGTCCTATGTGGGGGAAGTGGTCCGAGCTATGGATAAAAAGAAAGTTTTGGTCAAG GTACATCCTGAGGGGAAGTTTGTGGTGGATGTGGATAAGAACATCGACATCAATGAT GTGACACCCAATTGCCGTGTGGCCCTTCGAAATGACAGCTACACCCTGCACAAAATTCTGCCCAACAAAGTAGATCCGTTGGTGTCTTTGATGATGGTGGAAAAGGTGCCTGATTCAACCTATGAGATGATTGGCGGCCTGGACAAGCAGATTAAGGAGATCAAGGAAGTGATTGAACTGCCTGTCAAGCATCCTGAACTCTTTGAGGCACTAGGCATTGCACAGCCCAAG GGTGTGTTGCTGTATGGACCTCCAGGAACTGGCAAAACTCTCTTGGCTCGGGCTGTGGCTCATCACACTGACTGCACCTTTATTCGTGTCTCAGGCTCAGAACTGGTACAGAAATTCATTGGTGAAG GTGCAAGAATGGTACGGGAGTTGTTTGTTATGGCCCGAGAACATGCCCCCTCCATCATCTTCATGGATGAGATTGACTCCATTGGTTCCTCACGGCTAGAAGGTGGCTCTGGGGGGGACAGTGAAGTACAGCGAACGATGCTAGAGCTGCTCAACCAACTGGATGGCTTTGAAGCCACTAAAAATATCAAG GTTATCATGGCCACCAACAGAATTGACATCCTGGACTCTGCTCTACTTCGCCCTGGTAGAATTGACAGGAAGATTGAGTTCCCGCCCCCTAATGAGGAG GCACGATTGGATATCTTGAAGATTCATTCTCGAAAAATGAACCTGACTCGAGGTATCAACCTTCGGAAAATTGCAGAGCTCATGCCTGGGGCGTCAGGAGCTGAAGTGAAG GGTGTGTGCACAGAAGCTGGAATGTATGCCCTTCGAGAAAGGCGTGTCCATGTCACCCAGGAAGACTTTGAGATGGCAGTAGCCAAG GTCATGCAAAAAGATAGTGAGAAGAACATGTCCATCAAGAAACTATGGAAATGA
- the PSMC5 gene encoding 26S proteasome regulatory subunit 8 isoform X2: MALDGPEQQMELEEGKAGSGLRQYYLSKIEELQLIVNDKSQNLRRLQAQRNELNAKVRLLREELQLLQEQGSYVGEVVRAMDKKKVLVKVHPEGKFVVDVDKNIDINDVTPNCRVALRNDSYTLHKILPNKVDPLVSLMMVEKVPDSTYEMIGGLDKQIKEIKEVIELPVKHPELFEALGIAQPKGVLLYGPPGTGKTLLARAVAHHTDCTFIRVSGSELVQKFIGEGARMVRELFVMAREHAPSIIFMDEIDSIGSSRLEGGSGGDSEVQRTMLELLNQLDGFEATKNIKVIMATNRIDILDSALLRPGRIDRKIEFPPPNEEARLDILKIHSRKMNLTRGINLRKIAELMPGASGAEVKGVCTEAGMYALRERRVHVTQEDFEMAVAKVMQKDSEKNMSIKKLWK; this comes from the exons atggcGCTGGACGGACCGGAGCAG CAGATGGAGTTGGAGGAGGGCAAGGCCGGGAGTGGGCTGCGGCAGTATTACCTGTCCAAAATCGAGGAGCTGCAG CTGATTGTGAATGACAAGAGCCAAAATCTCCGTCGTCTGCAAGCACAAAGAAATGAGCTAAATGCAAAAG TACGCCTGCTACGGGAGGAGCTGCAGCTGTTGCAGGAGCAGGGGTCCTATGTGGGGGAAGTGGTCCGAGCTATGGATAAAAAGAAAGTTTTGGTCAAG GTACATCCTGAGGGGAAGTTTGTGGTGGATGTGGATAAGAACATCGACATCAATGAT GTGACACCCAATTGCCGTGTGGCCCTTCGAAATGACAGCTACACCCTGCACAAAATTCTGCCCAACAAAGTAGATCCGTTGGTGTCTTTGATGATGGTGGAAAAGGTGCCTGATTCAACCTATGAGATGATTGGCGGCCTGGACAAGCAGATTAAGGAGATCAAGGAAGTGATTGAACTGCCTGTCAAGCATCCTGAACTCTTTGAGGCACTAGGCATTGCACAGCCCAAG GGTGTGTTGCTGTATGGACCTCCAGGAACTGGCAAAACTCTCTTGGCTCGGGCTGTGGCTCATCACACTGACTGCACCTTTATTCGTGTCTCAGGCTCAGAACTGGTACAGAAATTCATTGGTGAAG GTGCAAGAATGGTACGGGAGTTGTTTGTTATGGCCCGAGAACATGCCCCCTCCATCATCTTCATGGATGAGATTGACTCCATTGGTTCCTCACGGCTAGAAGGTGGCTCTGGGGGGGACAGTGAAGTACAGCGAACGATGCTAGAGCTGCTCAACCAACTGGATGGCTTTGAAGCCACTAAAAATATCAAG GTTATCATGGCCACCAACAGAATTGACATCCTGGACTCTGCTCTACTTCGCCCTGGTAGAATTGACAGGAAGATTGAGTTCCCGCCCCCTAATGAGGAG GCACGATTGGATATCTTGAAGATTCATTCTCGAAAAATGAACCTGACTCGAGGTATCAACCTTCGGAAAATTGCAGAGCTCATGCCTGGGGCGTCAGGAGCTGAAGTGAAG GGTGTGTGCACAGAAGCTGGAATGTATGCCCTTCGAGAAAGGCGTGTCCATGTCACCCAGGAAGACTTTGAGATGGCAGTAGCCAAG GTCATGCAAAAAGATAGTGAGAAGAACATGTCCATCAAGAAACTATGGAAATGA
- the PSMC5 gene encoding 26S proteasome regulatory subunit 8 isoform X1, whose protein sequence is MELEEGKAGSGLRQYYLSKIEELQLIVNDKSQNLRRLQAQRNELNAKVRLLREELQLLQEQGSYVGEVVRAMDKKKVLVKVHPEGKFVVDVDKNIDINDVTPNCRVALRNDSYTLHKILPNKVDPLVSLMMVEKVPDSTYEMIGGLDKQIKEIKEVIELPVKHPELFEALGIAQPKGVLLYGPPGTGKTLLARAVAHHTDCTFIRVSGSELVQKFIGEGARMVRELFVMAREHAPSIIFMDEIDSIGSSRLEGGSGGDSEVQRTMLELLNQLDGFEATKNIKVIMATNRIDILDSALLRPGRIDRKIEFPPPNEEARLDILKIHSRKMNLTRGINLRKIAELMPGASGAEVKGVCTEAGMYALRERRVHVTQEDFEMAVAKVMQKDSEKNMSIKKLWK, encoded by the exons ATGGAGTTGGAGGAGGGCAAGGCCGGGAGTGGGCTGCGGCAGTATTACCTGTCCAAAATCGAGGAGCTGCAG CTGATTGTGAATGACAAGAGCCAAAATCTCCGTCGTCTGCAAGCACAAAGAAATGAGCTAAATGCAAAAG TACGCCTGCTACGGGAGGAGCTGCAGCTGTTGCAGGAGCAGGGGTCCTATGTGGGGGAAGTGGTCCGAGCTATGGATAAAAAGAAAGTTTTGGTCAAG GTACATCCTGAGGGGAAGTTTGTGGTGGATGTGGATAAGAACATCGACATCAATGAT GTGACACCCAATTGCCGTGTGGCCCTTCGAAATGACAGCTACACCCTGCACAAAATTCTGCCCAACAAAGTAGATCCGTTGGTGTCTTTGATGATGGTGGAAAAGGTGCCTGATTCAACCTATGAGATGATTGGCGGCCTGGACAAGCAGATTAAGGAGATCAAGGAAGTGATTGAACTGCCTGTCAAGCATCCTGAACTCTTTGAGGCACTAGGCATTGCACAGCCCAAG GGTGTGTTGCTGTATGGACCTCCAGGAACTGGCAAAACTCTCTTGGCTCGGGCTGTGGCTCATCACACTGACTGCACCTTTATTCGTGTCTCAGGCTCAGAACTGGTACAGAAATTCATTGGTGAAG GTGCAAGAATGGTACGGGAGTTGTTTGTTATGGCCCGAGAACATGCCCCCTCCATCATCTTCATGGATGAGATTGACTCCATTGGTTCCTCACGGCTAGAAGGTGGCTCTGGGGGGGACAGTGAAGTACAGCGAACGATGCTAGAGCTGCTCAACCAACTGGATGGCTTTGAAGCCACTAAAAATATCAAG GTTATCATGGCCACCAACAGAATTGACATCCTGGACTCTGCTCTACTTCGCCCTGGTAGAATTGACAGGAAGATTGAGTTCCCGCCCCCTAATGAGGAG GCACGATTGGATATCTTGAAGATTCATTCTCGAAAAATGAACCTGACTCGAGGTATCAACCTTCGGAAAATTGCAGAGCTCATGCCTGGGGCGTCAGGAGCTGAAGTGAAG GGTGTGTGCACAGAAGCTGGAATGTATGCCCTTCGAGAAAGGCGTGTCCATGTCACCCAGGAAGACTTTGAGATGGCAGTAGCCAAG GTCATGCAAAAAGATAGTGAGAAGAACATGTCCATCAAGAAACTATGGAAATGA